In the genome of Cytophagales bacterium, one region contains:
- the ruvB gene encoding Holliday junction branch migration DNA helicase RuvB translates to MREDYLNPENEQLTVAEKEIENTLRPLSFKDFTGQQKVVDNLKVFVSAAKQRGEALDHVLLHGPPGLGKTTLAYIIANVLNSKIKVTTGSVLDKPGDLAGLLTNLEDHDVLFIDEIHRLQPVVEEFLYSAMEDYKIDIMIDSGPHARSVSLNLNPFTLIGATTRAGLLTSPLRSRFNINSRLSYYDANQLTKIVKRAATILETSLHDDAAWEIARRSRGTPRIVNNLLRRIRDFAQIKGKGIITMEIAQMALAALNVDQNGLDEMDNRILTTIIEKFNGGPVGLSTIATACGDEAETIEEVYEPFLILEGYIKRTARGREATELAYKHLGALPPSKQNTLFD, encoded by the coding sequence GGCTGAAAAGGAGATTGAAAATACCCTTCGCCCTTTAAGCTTCAAAGATTTCACAGGCCAGCAAAAAGTTGTTGATAATCTAAAGGTCTTTGTTTCGGCAGCAAAACAGCGTGGGGAAGCTTTGGATCATGTCTTATTGCATGGCCCTCCGGGGCTGGGAAAAACCACACTCGCTTACATTATTGCCAACGTATTGAATTCAAAAATAAAAGTTACAACCGGCTCGGTGCTTGATAAACCCGGTGATCTGGCAGGGCTGCTTACAAACCTGGAAGATCATGACGTACTTTTCATAGATGAAATACACAGGCTCCAGCCGGTTGTTGAAGAGTTTCTTTATTCAGCCATGGAAGATTATAAAATTGACATTATGATCGATTCAGGCCCGCATGCACGAAGCGTTTCTCTAAATTTGAATCCTTTTACTTTGATTGGAGCTACCACAAGAGCCGGTTTGTTAACATCTCCCTTGCGTTCCAGGTTTAACATTAACTCCCGCTTATCGTATTATGACGCGAACCAGCTTACAAAAATAGTGAAACGTGCGGCAACCATCCTTGAAACTTCACTCCATGACGATGCTGCCTGGGAAATTGCCAGGAGAAGCCGCGGTACTCCCCGGATCGTTAATAACCTGCTCAGGAGAATAAGGGATTTTGCCCAGATAAAAGGGAAAGGGATCATTACGATGGAGATAGCTCAAATGGCGCTCGCTGCACTCAATGTAGACCAAAATGGCCTGGACGAAATGGATAACAGGATATTAACTACCATCATTGAAAAATTTAATGGCGGGCCCGTAGGTTTATCTACCATTGCCACTGCCTGCGGTGACGAAGCGGAGACCATAGAGGAGGTTTATGAGCCCTTTCTTATCCTTGAAGGTTATATTAAAAGAACTGCAAGAGGCAGGGAAGCCACTGAATTGGCTTATAAGCATTTAGGGGCGCTTCCTCCTTCCAAACAGAATACGTTGTTTGATTA